The genomic window AAAAGTGGTACGACCATCTCAGCCAAATCGCTCCCACCGTCTTTTCCGAAACCCTTCGCGGCGACTGGAAGATCAACTTTGAACTGTACGCCAAAGCGGTCAACCGGGAGGAAAAAGGAAAAGAACTGATGGCTTCGTTCGATCAGCGGATCGAAGAGATCCGTAAAAAGCTGGGGGACCAGGTGAACAAAGAGATCTCCGTCGTCCGCTTCATGCCCGGAAACGCGCGGATTTACTACAAGGATTCCTTCTCCGGTGTGATCCTGGAGCAAATCGGTTTTAAGCGACCGCCTTCCCACGACAAACAGGAATTTGCCGACGAGGTGACCAAGGAACGCATTCCCGACATGGAAGGGGACGTCCTTTTCTACTTCACCTATGAGACGGGAGACGGCGAAGCGGCGAAAACGGAAAAGGAATGGACCGGAGATTCCCTGTGGAAGAATCTGAAGGTCGTCAAAAGCGGGAACGCCCACAAGGTCAGCGATGCGATCTGGAACACCGCCGGCGGCA from Planifilum fimeticola includes these protein-coding regions:
- a CDS encoding ABC transporter substrate-binding protein, translating into MIFGKVRWIAASIALLLALTACGTSTDPGQNDTKDSSSSSLVVEHAMGKTEVPEDPQRVVILTNEGTEALLALGIKPVGAVKSWLGDPWYDHIADQMKGVKVVGTESDINLEAIAALKPDLIIGNKLRQEKWYDHLSQIAPTVFSETLRGDWKINFELYAKAVNREEKGKELMASFDQRIEEIRKKLGDQVNKEISVVRFMPGNARIYYKDSFSGVILEQIGFKRPPSHDKQEFADEVTKERIPDMEGDVLFYFTYETGDGEAAKTEKEWTGDSLWKNLKVVKSGNAHKVSDAIWNTAGGILAANLMLDDIEKFFLEGKK